A stretch of DNA from Cloacibacillus sp.:
ATAGGCGGTCTTACTGTTGCTCTATTTTTTACCCAAAGGCATTTTGTATCCAGTGAAATGTATTTGTCTGTTCCACAACATATAATCTGTGAGAAGGGATTTGAAAGACATGTCACAATCAACACGCAAGATTCTCTTTGAGCTCCACGGCATTCCCAAATTCACCGAAGCCCTGCCCCTCGCCATGCAGCATGTCGTCGCGATGATCATCGGCTGTATAACGCCCGCCATCGTGATAAGCGCGGTGGCGAAGGTCTCTCCCGAAGATACGATGCTTCTGATCCAGGCCTCGCTCGTCACGGCGGCGATCGCCACCTTTATTCAGCTGTATCCGCTAGCGGGGCGCGTCGGCGCGGGAATCCCCGTGGTGATGGGGGTCAGCTTCGCCTATGTGCCTGTTTTGATCGCGATCGGGGCCTCGATGGGGCTCCCCGCCATTCTCGGGGCGCAGATCGTCGGCGGCTTCGCGGCGATCATCGTGGGAATATTCATCCGCAGGCTGCGCCCTCTGTTTCCGCCGCTAGTCTCCGGAACGGTGGTATTTACGATCGGGCTGTCGCTGTATCCGGTCGCCATCCGTTATATGGCCGGAGGCGCCGGCGTCGCCGGTTTCGGCTCCGCGCTCAACTGGGGGGTGGCGCTCTTTACGCTCGCCGCGGTCAGCTTTTTTTCCTTCTTTACCAAAGGATTTACCAAACTTGCCTCCGTTCTGCTCGGCATGGCGGCGGGGGTATATTCTCGCGGCCTGTCTCGGAATGGTCTCCTTTGAGCGGATCATTGAAAGCCAGTGGTTCCAGCTTCCGCAGATAAATCACTTCCGGATAGAGTTCCATACCACGGCGGTGGTCTCGATGGTCATCATGTATATAGTGAACTCCATTCAGGCGATCGGCGACATTTCGGCGACGACGGCGGGCGCGATGGACAGGGAGCCGAGCGACAGCGAGCTTGCGGGAGGCATCATGGGCAACGGTCTTTCCAGCATGCTTTCAGCCTTTATTGGAGGGCTGCCGACGGCCACCTTCAGCCAGAATGTCGGCATCGTCACGATCACCAAAGTGATAAACAAGTTCGTCATCGCGCTGGCGGCGGCGATCATTCTGCTGGCGGGGCTGATCCCGAAATTCGCCGCCCTTCTAACGACAATCCCGCTCGCGGTGCTTGGCGGCGCGACTCTCACCGTCTTTGCCGCGATCACGATGACCGGCATGAAGCTCCTGCTCTCGGCCAAGCTTACGCCGCGCAACAGCGCCGTCGTCGGTATCTCCGTCGCGCTTGGCGTA
This window harbors:
- a CDS encoding solute carrier family 23 protein; translation: MSQSTRKILFELHGIPKFTEALPLAMQHVVAMIIGCITPAIVISAVAKVSPEDTMLLIQASLVTAAIATFIQLYPLAGRVGAGIPVVMGVSFAYVPVLIAIGASMGLPAILGAQIVGGFAAIIVGIFIRRLRPLFPPLVSGTVVFTIGLSLYPVAIRYMAGGAGVAGFGSALNWGVALFTLAAVSFFSFFTKGFTKLASVLLGMAAGVYSRGLSRNGLL
- a CDS encoding solute carrier family 23 protein — its product is MVSFERIIESQWFQLPQINHFRIEFHTTAVVSMVIMYIVNSIQAIGDISATTAGAMDREPSDSELAGGIMGNGLSSMLSAFIGGLPTATFSQNVGIVTITKVINKFVIALAAAIILLAGLIPKFAALLTTIPLAVLGGATLTVFAAITMTGMKLLLSAKLTPRNSAVVGISVALGVGISQVANALGGPGMPSWVQEIFGSSSVILATLMAVILNQMIPDERK